Proteins co-encoded in one Papaver somniferum cultivar HN1 chromosome 5, ASM357369v1, whole genome shotgun sequence genomic window:
- the LOC113280020 gene encoding uncharacterized protein LOC113280020, which translates to MDMGHAYQGKKQNRFRFLHFGPDHNKLVIKVPHCRMLRVVSRSLLLSLVIFTFPWIFFIFLRSFSSYNVVASDPINGAVLPILFKDLVNEGILESKDNKGLLFCTGSPAEDSLINLDIFNKNNEMSMISELDIERQNSIPDSTFDFVMVSGFETVAIIDRMLKTGGVAVVQLSSNNSGSFRKPSHYRIEYLRRFTPTIVAMRKTGLGDLSLNTPTTRRLFGMDSEAERAALNDAEDVLYEPPRKALFSSKEFLKSTKFLPHLTGDLP; encoded by the coding sequence ATGGATATGGGTCATGCATACCAAGGGAAAAAACAAAACAGGTTCAGGTTTTTGCATTTTGGACCAGATCATAATAAACTGGTCATCAAGGTCCCTCATTGTAGGATGTTAAGAGTGGTATCTAGATCACTTCTTCTATCATTAGTCATTTTCACATTCCCTTGGATTTTCTTCATCTTTCTGAGATCATTCAGTTCTTACAATGTTGTTGCTTCTGATCCTATTAATGGCGCGGTACTACCAATACTTTTCAAGGATCTGGTTAACGAGGGAATACTTGAATCAAAAGATAATAAAGGGCTCTTATTTTGTACAGGAAGCCCTGCTGAGGATTCTCTCATTAATCTTGACATTTTCAATAAGAACAATGAGATGAGTATGATTTCTGAATTGGATATTGAGCGCCAAAACTCAATTCCTGATAGCACATTTGATTTCGTCATGGTTTCTGGATTCGAAACTGTTGCAATCATTGATCGAATGCTCAAAACCGGGGGAGTCGCAGTAGTCCAGCTTAGTAGCAACAATTCGGGTTCTTTCCGAAAACCATCCCATTACAGAATTGAATATCTTCGGCGTTTCACGCCAACCATTGTAGCTATGAGAAAAACTGGTTTAGGTGATTTATCTTTAAATACACCGACAACAAGGCGCCTTTTTGGAATGGATTCAGAAGCAGAAAGAGCTGCATTGAATGATGCAGAAGATGTTCTTTATGAGCCACCAAGGAAAGCCTTGTTTAGTTCCAAGGAGTTCTTGAAGAGCACCAAATTTCTCCCACATTTAACAGGTGATTTACCTTGA
- the LOC113283598 gene encoding aspartyl protease AED3-like, producing MALPITAFLFISFLLSATHAFESCKTLESSSDDLELSVLHMYGKCSPFSPPKHESWLDTVLNMAEKDPNRVNYLLAQKTVTAAPIASGQVLNIGNYIVRAKLGTPGQLMYMVMDTSNDAVWVPCSGCTGCSSTVFNPSLSTSFGSLDCKTTQCTQVRGLSCPAAESSPCQFNQTYGSVDSSFSATLSQDSLNLGGVGVLSNLSFGCINSVSGHSVPPQGLLGLGRGSMSLISQSQSGVFSYCLPSFKSYYFSGSLKLGPSGQPKNIRTTPLLRNPRKPSLYYVNLTGISVGKVLVPVAPGLLDFDTTTGAGTIIDSGTVITRFKAPLYTALRDEFRKQVGKDISSLGAFDTCFLATNEDQFPVITLHFTGMDLKLPTENTLIHSSSGSLACLAMAAASSNAYSVLNVIANLQQQNFRILFDLTNSRLGISREICN from the coding sequence ATGGCTTTACCCATTACTGCATTCCTTTTCATATCCTTTCTTCTCTCAGCCACTCATGCTTTTGAATCATGCAAAACTTTGGAGTCGTCATCTGATGACTTAGAGCTCTCAGTCCTTCACATGTACGGCAAATGTTCACCATTCTCACCACCCAAACACGAGTCATGGCTTGATACTGTCCTAAACATGGCAGAGAAAGACCCAAACCGAGTCAATTACTTGCTAGCTCAGAAAACAGTAACAGCAGCTCCCATTGCATCTGGACAAGTTCTGAACATAGGGAACTACATTGTTCGAGCTAAACTTGGCACACCTGGTCAACTCATGTACATGGTCATGGATACTAGCAATGATGCAGTTTGGGTACCCTGTTCAGGGTGCACAGGTTGCTCTTCCACAGTTTTCAACCCTTCTTTATCCACCTCCTTTGGGTCACTGGACTGCAAGACAACCCAATGCACCCAAGTTCGAGGTCTCTCATGCCCAGCTGCTGAATCCAGCCCCTGCCAATTCAACCAAACCTATGGTAGTGTTGATTCATCATTCTCAGCTACTCTCTCTCAAGACTCTCTTAATCTTGGAGGGGTCGGTGTTCTGtcgaatttatcttttggttgcATCAACTCTGTCTCAGGTCACTCCGTGCCCCCTCAGGGACTCTTGGGTCTAGGTCGGGGTTCCATGTCGCTCATCTCACAATCACAGTCAGGGGTGTTCTCCTACTGTCTACCTAGTTTCAAATCCTACTACTTCTCTGGTTCACTCAAACTCGGACCGTCAGGTCAACCAAAGAACATTAGAACCACTCCTCTTCTTCGCAACCCTCGCAAACCATCATTATACTATGTCAATCTCACTGGTATTTCTGTTGGTAAGGTTTTGGTTCCTGTTGCCCCAGGTCTTCTAGATTTCGATACTACCACCGGTGCTGGAACTATAATTGACTCGGGTACAGTTATTACTCGGTTTAAGGCACCTCTTTACACTGCACTTAGGGATGAGTTCAGGAAACAAGTTGGAAAAGACATATCATCTTTGGGTGCTTTTGATACTTGTTTTTTGGCTACAAATGAAGATCAGTTTCCAGTTATAACACTTCATTTTACAGGCATGGATTTGAAGTTGCCAACTGAGAACACACTGATTCATAGTAGTTCTGGCTCATTAGCTTGTTTAGCTATGGCTGCAGCTTCAAGTAATGCATATTCAGTGTTGAATGTCATAGCTAATTTGCAACAGCAGAATTTCAGGATTCTTTTCGACCTTACTAATTCTCGCTTAGGCATTTCTCGTGAAATCTGTAACTAG